The sequence below is a genomic window from Thalassobaculum sp. OXR-137.
TTCGACAGTTGGGCGGGGGCCGCGCCGGAAAGCGTCTTCCAGCGCGCCGTGATCGAGCCGACGGCGGAGATCGTGCGCCGGCTGAAGGCGCTGCATCCGGAGGTGAAGGTCATCGGCTTCGCCCGGGGTGCGGGGGCGATGACACGGGGCTATGCCGCGGCGACCGGGATCGACGGCCTGGCGCTCGACAGCACCATCCCCTTGGCCATGGCCTGCGCGCTGCAGGCCGATATTCCGGTCCAGGGCAATCTCGACCCGATCGCCCTGGTCACCGGCGGCGATGCGCTGAAGGCGGAGACCGACCGCATCCTGGAAGCCCTGTCGGGCGGGCCGTTCATCTTCAACCTGGGCCACGGCATCGTACCGCAGACCCCGCCGGAGAATGTCGCCGCCCTGCTCAAGCATATCCGGGGCTGAGCGGCGATGGACGCCTACGGCATCGTCAAGGCGCTGCACGTGATCAGCGTGATCTCGTGGATGGCCGGTCTGCTCTACCTGCCGCGGCTGTTCGTCTACCACGCCGCGGAAGCCCCGGGCTCGGCTACGTCGGAGACCTTCAAGGTCATGGAGCGCCGACTGTACCGGGCGATCATGAACCCGGCGATGATCGCCACCTGGATCTTCGGCCTCGGCCTGCTCTGGCTGACCCCCGGATGGCTCGAGGACGGCTGGATGCACGCAAAGCTATTCCTGGTGCTGGTCATGACCGCGGCGCATCACATGATGGGACGCTGGCGTAAGGCTTTCGCGGCAGACGAGAATAAGAATTCGACCCGCTACTACCGAATCGCCAACGAAGTCCCTACGTTAGTGATGGTCGTGGTTGTATTCCTGGTGATCACGAAGCCGTTTTAAGATCTGTCGTACGGTGAACGCCGTTGACACCGCCCGGTGGGTCGGGTAAGGCCTGTTTCCGGTCGCCGGGCGCGACCGCTTTTCTC
It includes:
- the hemJ gene encoding protoporphyrinogen oxidase HemJ, whose product is MDAYGIVKALHVISVISWMAGLLYLPRLFVYHAAEAPGSATSETFKVMERRLYRAIMNPAMIATWIFGLGLLWLTPGWLEDGWMHAKLFLVLVMTAAHHMMGRWRKAFAADENKNSTRYYRIANEVPTLVMVVVVFLVITKPF